From the Neoarius graeffei isolate fNeoGra1 chromosome 1, fNeoGra1.pri, whole genome shotgun sequence genome, one window contains:
- the LOC132890735 gene encoding UMP-CMP kinase-like gives MNVQVVFALGGPGAGKGTQCSKIAEHYGYTHLSAGELLRKERSRTDSEFSHIIDRCFKRAEFAPVEITVALLRKAMEETMKTNENKFRFLIDGFPPNEDNLQGWMKLMDGKADVKFVLFFNCSNEVCINRCLERGKSSGRDDDNKESLEKRIQTYLQSTRPIIEQYEKQGKVRTIDASHTVSEVFAEVKSVFDREG, from the exons ATGAATGTGCAGGTTGTGTTCGCCCTGGGTGGACCCGGAGCCGGAAAAGGGACCCAGTGCTCCAAAATTGCTGAG caTTACGGCTACACACATCTGTCCGCCGGTGAGCTGTTGAGAAAAGAGCGCAGCAGGACAGACTCTGAGTTCAGCCACATCATCGACCGCTGCTTTAAGCGGGCAGAGTTCGCCCCAGTGGAGATCACCGTCGCCTTACTGAGAAAG GCGATGGAGGAGACCATGAAGACCAACGAGAACAAGTTCCGCTTCCTTATCGACGGCTTCCCTCCAAACGAGGATAACCTGCAAGGCTGGATGAAGCTCATGGATGGCAAAGCAGACGTCAAATTCGTCCTTTTTTTCAACTGTAGTAATGAA GTTTGCATCAACAGGTGCCTAGAAAGAGGGAAGAGCAGTGGAAGGGATGATGACAACAAAGAAAGCTTGGAGAAAAG GATCCAGACGTACCTGCAGTCCACACGGCCGATCATCGAGCAGTATGAGAAGCAGGGAAAAGTGCGCACTATTGATGCCTCACACACCGTCAGTGAG GTCTTCGCTGAAGTGAAATCAGTCTTCGACAGAGAAGGTTGa